The Couchioplanes caeruleus nucleotide sequence GACGACGCGGTGGACGACGCCGTGGACGTGCCCGCCGAGCGCTACCGCGGGACCGCGCTGGTGCAGCCGCCACCGAAGGAGATCACCGCGTACCGGGTGGACGAGCCGGTGCCGCCGATACCCGTGCAGCGCGTCGTCGGGCGCGCCACGGTGGCCGGGATGGAGGACGAATGATCGCCATCGGCGAGGACCTGTGGACCGCGGAGACCCGGCGCGGCGACGACGCGCTGGCCGGGCTGCGCGACGACTGGGAGGACCTGTACGCCCGCAGCAGCACCGCCACGCCGTTCCAGGCGTACACATGGCTCGAGTCGTGGTGGCGCTCGTACGGCACGCCGGGCACGCTGCGTGTCACCCTCGTACGCCACCAGGGCCGCCTCGTCGCGGCCGCGCCGTTCATGCTGACCCGCCCCCGGGGCGCCGCGGTGCTGACGCCGCTCGGCGGCGCGCTGGCCGACTTCACCGACGTGCTGGTCGCCGACGACACCGTCCGTCCCGCGACGCGGATCCTCGCCCGGGCGCTGCTGCTCGATCCCGGCTGGGACGCCGTGGACCTGCCCGAGTCCCGGCCCGGCCCGGCCGGCGCCACCCTCTGGCAGACCTGGTCCGGGCGCAAGTGGCGGATGCCGGCCTCGCTCTGCTTCGAGGTGCCGGCCATGCCGATGGAGGATCTCGTCCGGGCGCTGCCGCCCAAGACGCGCAAGACCGTCCGGCGCCGGCTCAACCAGCTGACGCGTACCGATGTGGACGTGCGCGAGGTGACCCCCGGGCGGGCCGCGCCGGCCGTCGCCGAGCTGCTGCGCCTGCACGAGCGGCAGTGGCGCGGCCGGGGGATCAACGAGCACCACCTCAGCCCGCGGTTCGCCGCCCACCTCACCCGGTCGGTCACCGGCATGCTCGCCCGCGGCCAGGCCGCCCTGTACGAGTACCGCCTCGACGGGCGGCTGATGTGCTCGTCGCTGATGCTCATCGGGCGCGACCTCGTCGGCGGCTACCTCTACGGCGCCGACCCGGAGCTGCGCGACCGCGTGGACGTCAGCACGATGCTGATGAACGACACCCTCCCGCTCGCGCACCGGTTGGGGCTGCCGGCGATGAGCATGCTGCGCGGCGACGAGCCGTACAAGCTGCGCTGGCAGCCCCGGCTCGCGCGCAACGAGCGGATGGTGCTGGGCCGGCCCGGGAGCGTGCGCGCCATGGCGTACGGGCTGCGCGTCCGGTCGGTGCGCGCGGCGGTGCAGACGGCCAAGGAGCACGCGCCGTGGCTGCGTACGGTCCGCGACCGGCTCCGGCACGGCGGCGAAGGCGCCGGGCTCGCGAGCGGCGGGACCGCCGGCGGCGAAGGCGCCGGGCTCGCGAGCGGCGGGGACGTCGGCGCCGGGGAGGCGCGGTGAGCCCGGCGGTGCTGCACGTGGCCCAGCCGCGCGACGGCGGCGTCGCACACTACGTCGCCGCCGCCTGCCGCGACCAGATGGCCCGGGGCTGGCGGGTCGCGGTCGCCTGCCCGGACGGCGGCCGGCTCGCCGCCGACCTCGCCGCGGCCGGCGTCCCGCGGCTGCGCTGGCCGGCCGTGCGCAGCCCCGGACCGGAGTCGCTCGGCGAGGCGCTGCGGCTGCGGGCCCTCGCCGACCGGGTCCGCCCCGACGTCATCCACCTGCACGCGAGCAAGGCCGGGCTGGCGGGCCGGCTGCGGCCGCCCCGCCGGGTGCCGATCCTCTTCCAGCCGCACGGCTGGTCCTGGCTGGCCACCGCGGGACCGGTACGCGCCGCCAGCCTGGCCTGGGAACGCGCCGCCGCCCGCTGGACCGACCTGCTGCTCTGCGTCGGCCACGGCGAGGCCGAGCAGGGCCGCTCGCACGGCGTCCGCGGCCGGTACGCCGTCGTGCACAACGGCGTGGACCTCGACCACTTCGCCCCCGCCGGTGACGTCGCGCGCACCGCCGCCCGGGACCGGCTCGGGCTGCCCGGCCGGGCCCCGCTCGCCGTCTGCGTCGGGCGGCTGACCCGGCAGAAGGGCCAGGACGTGCTGCTCGCCGCGTGGCCGCTGATCCGGCGCTCCTGCCCGGACGCCCGGCTCGCGCTCGTCGGCAACGGCGACCAGGTGGCTGCCCTGCGCGCCGTCG carries:
- a CDS encoding glycosyltransferase — protein: MSPAVLHVAQPRDGGVAHYVAAACRDQMARGWRVAVACPDGGRLAADLAAAGVPRLRWPAVRSPGPESLGEALRLRALADRVRPDVIHLHASKAGLAGRLRPPRRVPILFQPHGWSWLATAGPVRAASLAWERAAARWTDLLLCVGHGEAEQGRSHGVRGRYAVVHNGVDLDHFAPAGDVARTAARDRLGLPGRAPLAVCVGRLTRQKGQDVLLAAWPLIRRSCPDARLALVGNGDQVAALRAVAGPGVTFAGAVDDVRDWLAAADVVALPSRWEGLSLTVLEALATGRSVVVSDVPGLGDVVTPGVGERVPPDDPSALAEAVARRLTCGALARVEGEAAACHAAAFDSRLTFERLAVRTAALANDR
- a CDS encoding GNAT family N-acetyltransferase, encoding MIAIGEDLWTAETRRGDDALAGLRDDWEDLYARSSTATPFQAYTWLESWWRSYGTPGTLRVTLVRHQGRLVAAAPFMLTRPRGAAVLTPLGGALADFTDVLVADDTVRPATRILARALLLDPGWDAVDLPESRPGPAGATLWQTWSGRKWRMPASLCFEVPAMPMEDLVRALPPKTRKTVRRRLNQLTRTDVDVREVTPGRAAPAVAELLRLHERQWRGRGINEHHLSPRFAAHLTRSVTGMLARGQAALYEYRLDGRLMCSSLMLIGRDLVGGYLYGADPELRDRVDVSTMLMNDTLPLAHRLGLPAMSMLRGDEPYKLRWQPRLARNERMVLGRPGSVRAMAYGLRVRSVRAAVQTAKEHAPWLRTVRDRLRHGGEGAGLASGGTAGGEGAGLASGGDVGAGEAR